In Litorilinea aerophila, the sequence CGCGCCCCGCTTGCGGAATTCGTCCAGCTCCATCTGGTACAGGGAAAGCTGGTCGCTGCAGGCCGGGCTCCAGTCCAGCGGGTAGAAGACCAAGACCACGGGCTTGCCCCGGAAGTCGGACAGGCGCACCGGGCGACCGTTGGCATCCGGCAGCTCGAAGTCCGGCGCGGGGGTACCCACCGGCAGGCCGCTGTTCTGGGCCGGGCCTTCCATGGCCGGCGCGTGCTTGTGATAGCTCATCAGTTGTTCCAGCTTGCGGAAGGCCTGTTCATTTTCCGCCTGCGCGCCGCCGGGCAGGTTGCCCACCCGCCAGGTTTCCTGGATCATGGCGTGGAGCAGGGCCAGGGCGTCCTTCACCGGCCCGGCCGGCACCTGGGATTCCAGCTGAGAGAAGGATTCCTGCAGCTCCTGCAAACGCTGA encodes:
- a CDS encoding peroxiredoxin, which gives rise to MANLRHQRLQELQESFSQLESQVPAGPVKDALALLHAMIQETWRVGNLPGGAQAENEQAFRKLEQLMSYHKHAPAMEGPAQNSGLPVGTPAPDFELPDANGRPVRLSDFRGKPVVLVFYPLDWSPACSDQLSLYQMELDEFRKRGAVLLGISVDSIYSHGAWALLRGLEFPLLSDFEPKGAVARRYNVYREQDGFSERALYIVDGEGIIRYAHVSPQLHHIPDIYELFEALDRVNQGTAEPATAEEAHSPVKEVVA